Genomic window (Sphingomonas sp. HF-S4):
CCGCCCCGAACGCTTCTGAAGGGGGTTATCATGACCATTCAGGGCTGGATCCTGATCCTTGGCTTCGTTGCCATCCTGTTGGCGCTCACCAAGCCGGTGGGCAGCTGGCTATTCGCGCTCTACGAGGGTCGGCGCACGCCGCTGCATGTCGTGCTCGGTCCCGTCGAGCGCGGCTTCTACAAGCTGGCGGGCATCGACCCGAGCGCCGAGCAGAGCTGCCGTCGCTACGCGGTGCATATGCTGCTCTTCAACGCCGTGCTGATGCTGTTCACCTACGGCGTGCTGCGGCTGCAGGGTATGCTGCCCGGCAACCCGCAGGGGCTGGCCGGCGTCGGCGAGCATTTGTCGTTCAACACCGCGATCAGCTTCACTGCCAACACCAACTGGCAGAGCTATGGCGGCGAATCGACGATGTCGAACCTGAGCCAGATGCTCGGGCTGACGATCCACAACTTCCTCAGCGCTGCGACCGGCATCGCGCTCGCTTTCGCGCTGTTCCGCGGCTTCGCCCGGCGAAGCGCGGCGACGATCGGCAATTTCTGGGCCGATTGCACCCGCGTGACGCTCTATTTGCTGCTGCCGCTCTGCATGGCGATCACGCTATTCTATATCGCCAGCGGCGTGCCGCAGACGATGGCGGGCGCGGTCACCGTCAACACGCTCGAGGGCGCGCAACAGTCGATCCTGCTCGGCCCCGTCGCGTCGCAGGAAGCGATCAAGATGCTCGGCACCAATGGCGGCGGCTTCTTCAACGCCAACAGCGCGCATCCGTTCGAGAACCCGACGGCGCTCACCAACTTGGTGCAGATGCTGTCGATCTTCCTGATCGGCGTCGGCCTCACCTGGTGCTTCGGCAAGGCCGTGGGCAACACGCGCCAGGGCTGGGCGATCCTCGCGGCGATGATGATCCTGTTCCTCGCTGGGACCAGCGTCACTTATTGGCAGGAAGCCGCCGGCAACCCGATCCTCCACGATCTCAGCGTCGCCGGGGGCAATATGGAGGGCAAGGAAGTCCGCTTCGGCATCGCCGGCTCGGCGCTCTTCTCGGTGGTCACCACCGCGGCTTCGTGCGGCGCGGTCAATGCGATGCACGACAGCTTCACTGCGCTGGGCGGGATGATCCCGCTGTTCAACATGCAGCTCGGCGAGGTCGTGATCGGCGGCGTCGGCGCAGGGATCTACGGCTTCCTGCTGTTCGCCATCCTCGCGGTGTTCGTCGCCGGGCTGATGGTCGGCCGCACGCCCGAATATGTCGGCAAGAAGATCGAGGCGAAGGAGGTCAAGCTGGCGGTGCTGGCGATCGCGATCCTGCCGCTGGTGATCCTGGGCTTCACTGCGCTTTCCTCGGTGACCGAGGCCGGGCTGGCGGGGCCGCTCAACAAGGGGCCGCACGGCTTCAGCGAGATCCTCTACGCCTATACCAGCGCGGTTGCGAACAACGGCTCGGCCTTTGCCGGCCTCACCGCCAACACGCCGTGGTATAACGGCCTGCTGGGTGTCGCGATGTGGCTGGGCCGCTTCTTCATCATCGTGCCGATGCTGGCGATCGCCGGCAGCCTCGCGGCGAAGAAGCACACCCCCGAAAGCGCAGGCTCGTTCCCGACCACCGGCGGCCTGTGGGTCGGCCTGCTCGTCGGCATCATCCTGATCCTGGGCGGCCTCACCTTCCTGCCGAGCCTCGCGCTCGGTCCCATCGCCGATCATCTCGCGATGATCCGCGGGCAACTCTTCTAAGCGGGGGGCGCCAGACATGGCTCGCGCATCGACAAAGTCGTTGTTCACGGCAGAACTGATCGTTCCGGCGATCGGCGACGCGTTCAAGAAACTCAATCCACGCGAACTGATCCGCAACCCGGTGATGTTCACCACCGCGGTGGTCGCCGTGCTGCTGACGGTCCTGCTGATCGTCGGGCAGGATGGTCTTTCGACCGGGTTTAAGCTCCAGCTGGTCGTCTGGCTGTGGCTGACCGCGCTGTTCGGCACCTTCGCCGAGGCGCTGGCCGAGGGGCGCGGCAAGGCGCAGGCGGCGAGCCTGCGCGCCACCAAGGCCGAGCTCACCGCCAAGAGGCGCAAGAACGGCAAGACCGAGAACGTCCCCGCCAGCCAGCTTCGCGCCGGCGACCTCGTCCTCGTCGAAACCGGCGACCTGATCCCGGCCGATGGCGAAGTGGTCGAGGGCGTCGCCTCGGTCAACGAAGCGGCGATCACCGGCGAAAGCGCGCCGGTGATCCGCGAGGCGGGCGGCGATCGTTCGGCGGTGACCGCAGGTACGCGGGTGATCTCCGACGCGATCACGGTCCGCGTCACTGCCGATCCGGGCCAGGGCTTCCTCGATCGCATGATCGCGCTGGTCGAAGGCGCCGAGCGCCAGAAGACGCCGAACGAAATCGCGCTGACCCTGCTGCTCGTCGGGCTGACGATCATCTTCCTGATCGCGGTCGGCACGATTCCCGGCTTCGCCAGCTATGCCGGCGGCAGCGTGCCCGTGGCGATCCTCGCCGCGCTGCTGATCACGCTGATCCCCACGACCATTGCCGCATTGCTCTCGGCGATCGGCATCGCGGGCATGGACCGGCTGGTGCGCTTCAACGTGCTTGCCAAGTCGGGCCGCGCGGTCGAGGCCGCCGGCGACGTCGACGTGCTGCTGCTCGACAAGACCGGGACGATCACGATCGGCGACCGGCAGGCAAGCGAGTTCCGCGCGGTCGGCGGCACGTCGGAGGCGCAGCTCGCCGAGGCGGCGGTGCTCGCCAGCCTCGCGGACGAGACGCCGGAAGGGCGCTCGATCGTGGTGTTGGGGCGCGAGAAATATCGCCTCGCGCTCGCCTCGCTGCCGGTGGGCGCCGAAGTGATCCCGTTCACTGCGCAGACGCGGATCTCCGGGGTGATCACCGGCGGCAGCACGATCCAGAAGGGGGCGGTAGACTCGATCCTCAGGGCAAATCCTGGGCTGGGCGAGACCGCGGCGGCGACCGAGCTGCGCCGCATCACCGACGAGATTGCGCGCGCGGGCGGCACCCCGCTGGCCGTGGCGCAGGATGGCCGGCTGCTCGGTGCAATCTTCCTCAAGGATGTGGTCAAGGCCGGCATCCGCGAGCGCTTCGGCGAGCTGCGCGAAATGGGAATCCGCACTGTGATGATCACCGGCGACAACCCGCTCACCGCCGCGGCCATCGCCGCCGAGGCGGGCGTCGATGACTTCCTCGCCCAGGCGACCCCCGAGGACAAGCTGGCGCTGATCCGCAAGGAACAGCAGGGCGGCAAGCTGGTCGCGATGTGCGGCGACGGCACCAACGATGCCCCCGCGCTTGCGCAGGCCGATGTCGGCGTGGCGATGAACACGGGGACGCAGGCGGCGCGCGAAGCCGGCAACATGGTCGATCTCGACAGCGACCCGACCAAGCTGATCGAGGTCGTCGGCCTCGGCAAACAGCTGCTGATGACGCGCGGCGCGCTGACCACCTTCTCGGTGGCGAACGATGTCGCGAAATATTTCGCGATCATTCCGGCGATGTTCGTGGTGCTTTATCCGGGGCTCGGCGTGCTCAACGTGATGGGGCTGGGGACGCCGGAGAGCGCAATCCTCTCGGCGATCATCTTCAACGCGCTGATCATCCCGCTGCTCGTGCCGCTCGCGCTCAAGGGCGTCGCGTACAAGCCGATGGGCGCGGGGCCGCTGCTCGCACGCAACCTCGCCGTCTACGGCCTGGGCGGGCTCATCGCGCCGTTCATCGGGATCAAGCTGATCGACCTCGCCGTGAATGGGCTGGGGTTGGCGTAACCACAAACAAAAGCCCCTCCCCCTTGGGGGAGGGGTTGGGGGTGGGGCGGTGTCTCACAGAGACCAGCGCTCGCGGACAGGCCCCACCCCAACCCCTCCCCTGAAGAGGAGGGGCTTGAGAAAGGAAAGTCTCATGACCGACGACTTAAAATCCTCCCTGCGGCCCGCGATCGTGCTCACGATCCTGTTCGCACTCCTGCTCGGCCTGGTATATCCGTTCGCGATGACCGGCATCGGACAGGCGCTCTTCCCCTCCCAGGCCAATGGCAGCCTGGTCCGCGACTCCGCAGGCCGGGTGATCGGATCGACGGTGATCGGCCAGGCGTTCACGTCGGACCGCAACTTCCAGACGCGGCCTTCCGCGGCGGGCAAGGGCTATGACGGGCTCGCCTCGTCGGGCTCGAACCTCGGGCCCACGTCGCAGGCGCTTGTCGATCGCGTGAAGCCCGATATCGACAAGCGCCGGGGCGAGGGCGTGACCGGCCAGATGCCGGCCGACCTCGTCACCGCCAGCGGCTCGGGACTCGATCCGCATCTCTCGCCGGAAGCCGCGCGCGCGCAGGTCGCCCGTGTCGCGCGCGTCCGTGGCGTGCCGGCGGACCAGGTCGCCAGGCTGGTCGATGCCAATGTCGAGCGCCCCATCCTTGGCATTCTGGGGGAGCCGCGCGTCAACGTGCTTGCCCTCAACCAGCGGCTCGATAGGCTCGGCACGGGCCGTTGAGCGGACGCGAAAGACCCGCGCCCGAGGCCTTTCTCCGCGCCGCCGCGGAGGAAGGCAGGGGGCGACTGAAGATCTTCCTCGGCGCAGCCCCTGGGGTCGGTAAGACCTATGAGATGCTCTCCGAGGGCGCAGCGAGACGACGTTCGGGAACGGACGTCGTCGTCGGCGTCGTGGAGACCCACGGTCGCGCCGAAACCGAGGCCCTGACCCGCGACCTCGAAATCCTGCCGCGTCGCGCGATCGACTACGAAGGCCGCACGCTCGCCGAGATGGATCTCGACGCACTGCTCGATCGCCGCCCCGCGCTCGCGCTGGTCGATGAACTCGCCCATACCAATGCCCCGGGCAGCCGGCATCCCAAGCGCTACCAGGATGTCGAGGAACTCCTCGACGCCGGCATCGATGTCTATTCGACGATCAACATCCAGCATGTCGAAAGCCTCAACGACGTCGTGGCCAGCTTTACGCGGGTGCGCGTCCGGGAGACGGTGCCCGACAGCATCCTCGAGCGTGCGGAGATCGAAGTCGTCGATATCCCGCCCGACGAGCTGATCGAGCGACTGAAGGAAGGCAAGGTCTACCTGCCACAGGAAGCGACGCGAGCGCTTTCGCACTTCTTCTCCAAGTCCAACCTCTCCGCGCTGCGCGAACTGGCGCTGCGGCGCGCGGCGCAGGCCGTCGATGCGCAGATGCTCGACCATCTCCGCGCCAATGCGCTGGGCGGCACCTGGGCCGGCAGCGAGCGTATCCTCGTCGCGGTAAGCGAGCTGCCCGGCGCCGAGGAACTGGTGCGCGCCGCCAAGCGGATCGCGGACGCCGCGCATGCCAGCTGGACCGCGATCCATGTCGAGACGCCGCGCACCCGCGCGCTCGACGAGCCGGCGCTTCGCCGGATCGCGGCCACGCTCAACCTCGCCTCGCGCCTCGGCGCTGCCGTCGCCTCGGTCCCGGCGGCTTCGGTGGTGGAGGGGTTGAAGAGCTATGCGGCGGACGCCCGTGCGACCCAGCTCGTCGTTGGCAAGTCGACGCGATCCCGCTGGTTCGAACTGCGTCATGGGTCGGTGGTCGATCGGCTCGTTCGCGAGACCCCGGGAGTGGCGGTGCACGTCCTGCCGCTCACGACGAACGCCGTGGCGACACACCGGCATCGCCGGACCGGCGATTGGGGCGCCCCCAGCGGCTATTTTTGGACGACGCTGATGGTCGCTGCAGTGACGGCGCTGGGATCGGCGCTGTTCCATGTCCTCGACCTCGGCAACGTCGCGCTGCTGTACCTGCTGCCGGTGATGACCGCTGCCAGCCTGTTCGGTCTGCGCACCGGCGTCTATGCCGGCATCCTGTCGAGCCTGGGCTACAACTACTTCTTTCTGCCGCCGACCGGGACGCTCACCGTGAGCAACCCGGAGAACATCATCTCGATCTTCGTGCTGCTCGGAGTGGCGGTAGCCACCAGCCAACTTACCGCGCGAGTTCGGGCCCAGGCCGATATCGCTGCCGTAAGCGCCCGCAGCAATGCTGCGCTGGCCGGCTATCTACGCCAGCTCACCCGGCTGAACGACCCGATCGGCGTGGCGCGGGCAGCGTGTGGCGAGATCGCCGACCTGCTCGGCGTACGGGTGGCATTGCTCCAGCAAACGGCGACCGGGCTCTCGGTCCAGGCCGCAAGCGAGCCCGGTACGCGCTTGGAGACCATGGAACTCGCCGCCGCCCAGTGGGTGTGGGACACGGCCCAGCCCGCAGGCCGCGGCACCGGGACGCTGGCAGCCTCGGACTGGCAGTTCCAGCCGCTACGCGCGGGAGATCGGGTGCTCGCCGTCCTGGGCGTGGCGCGCGACGACGGGCGTGATCCGGTTCGATCCGATCAATTGGCCCTGCTGGGAAGTCTGCTCGACCAGACATCGCTGGCGCTCGAGCGATTGCGGCTGGAAGCGGAGATGCGCGATGTCGATGCCGTGCGAGAGCGCGATAGGCTGCGTGCCGCATTGCTGTCCTCGGTGAGCCACGACCTTCGCACCCCGCTGACCTCGGTGCTCGCCGCCGCGGGGGAACTGCGCCGGCGGCGCGACGATCCGCTGCTCGACACGATCCAAAGCGAGGCGACACGGCTCAATCGTTTCGTCGCCAACCTGCTCGACATGGCGCGGGTCGAGGCCGGCGCGCTGCGGCTCGCGCTTGAGGCGATCGATCTGACCGACGCTGTAGGGGCGGCCGTGCACGACACGCGCGGATCGCTCGATGGCCATGCCATCGAACTCGAGGTGCTGCCGGACCTGCCGCTGGTCAAGGTCGACCCGCAGCTGTTTCACCATTGCCTGCTCAACCTGCTCGACAATGCCGGGCGCTATGGCGATCCCGGAACCCCGATCATCATTCGCGCCGAGCGTCGGCCGGAGGCGATGCTGCTTTCGGTGATCGATCAGGGGCCGGGCCTGCCGGAGGGTCGCGAGTTGGAAGTGTTCGAGACCTTTCGCCGGCTCGAGGGGTCGGACCGGTCGGTCAGCGGCACCGGCCTGGGGCTCGCGATCGTCAAGGCGTTTGCCGAGGCGATGGGGATGACGGTGGAGGCGGCCAATCGCGACGATCGCGCCGGCGCGCGCTTCAGCATTCACTTTCCCGAACACTTGCTGGTGCGCGGATCGGATCAAGGAATCGAACTATGAGTGGCCAGCGCATCTTGGTGGTGGACGACGACTTGCACATCCGGAGATTGCTGCAGGGAACGCTGGTTCGGGGCGGCTATCAGCCGATCGAAGCGACGACGGCGGCAGAGGCAATCGAGCAGGTCAAGGCGAGTGCGCCCGACGCGATCCTGCTTGATCTGGGGCTTCCCGACCGTGACGGGCTGGAGATCGTGCCGTTGCTCCGGCAGCATAGCCAGGCGCCGATCCTGGTCGTCTCGGCGCGCGACGCGACCGACCAGAAGGTAGCGGCGCTCGATCTGGGCGCGAGCGACTATGTGACGAAGCCGTTCGACAGCGAGGAAATCCTCGCGCGGTTGCGTGCGTCGTTGCGCGATCACGTCGCTGCCCAGGGCGCCTCGCCGATCGTGCAAACCCATGGGCTCAGCATCGACCTCGCCAATCGCACTATCGTGCGCAACGGCGAGGAGGTCCATCTGACCCGCAAGGAATATGAGGTGCTTCGCACCCTCGCGCTGACTCCGGGGCGCGTGGTCACGCACCAGCGCATTCTCGAGGCGGCATGGCCGTTCGACCATGACCGCAGGGTGGACTATCTCCGGATCGTCGTGCGCAACCTGCGGCACAAGATCGAGCCGGATCCGGCGCGACCGGCGATCATCATGAACGAACTCGGCGTCGGTTATCGCCTGATGCCCGACGTGGAACGCCGATAAGGCGAATTTCGCAGCGCAGCCAAAATGCTATGGAAGGACCGCGCGGCCCTTCGCCGTCATCGGCAGCCCGGCGACGACGAGCACGACTTCGTGCGCGGCGGCCGCGACGGCCTGGTTGACGCGCCCGGCGGCGTCGCGGAAGCGGCGGGCGAGCGCGTTGTCGGGGACGATCCCCATGCCGGTTTCGTTGGCGACGAGGATCAGCATGCCTTCGAACGCTTCGATTGCTGCGACGAGGTCGGACGTTGCGGTGTCGATGTCGCGCTCGGCAAGGAGCAGGTTCGAGATCCAGAGCGTCAGGCAGTCGACCAGCAGCACCGTATCGGGGCCTTGTGCGCGGATCGCGGCGGGGAGTTGGTGCGGGGCGTCGATCGTGGTCCAGCGTGCGTCGCGATCGGCGCGGTGCCGCGCGATCCGGTCGCGCATCTCGTCGTCCCAGGCTTCGGCCGTGGCGATGAAGACGTGCGGGCCCGCGAGCGCCTCGGCGCGCTGCTGGGCGTAGCGGCTTTTGCCCGAGCGCGCGCCACCGAGGACGAACAGGCTGTGCGGTGTCATGCGGGCTCCTGGGCGAGGCGAAGCAGCACGTCGATGTCGAGATGGCGTTCGAGTTCGGCGGCAATGGCGTCGAGCGCGGCATCGACATCGGCGGTATAGTCGACCCCCGATCCGTCCACGCCGATTCGGGCGAGCAGCGCCCGGCGCGTCTCGGCGCGGGCGAGCAGCCCGTGGAGATACGTGCCCAGCACGCTGCCGTCGCGGCTGATCGCGCCGTCGCGCGTGCCGTCGTCGAGCAGCGCGAAGGGATGGCCCGTGTCGGGGCCGGTGGTGCGGCCCATGTGCATTTCATAGCCCTCGACCCGTGCGCCGAGCGCAGTGCCGGTCATGGGGCGTAGCGTCTTGGCCGCGGACAATTCGGTCGCGACATCGAGCAGGCCGAGCCCTTCCACCTGCGTTGCCGGTCCCTCGATGCCGAGCGGGTCGGCGACACTGCGACCGAGCATCTGGTAGCCGCCGCACAACCCGAGCACTGCGCCGCCGCGGCGGTGATGTGCGCGCAGGTCGATGTCCCAGCCCTGCGCGCGGAGGAAGGCGAGGTCGGCGATCGTCGCCTTGGAGCCCGGCAGCACGATCAGCGCCGCGTCGGGAAGTGGCTGGCCGGGGGGCACCATCACCAGTTCGACGCCGGGCTCGAGCTTCAAGGGATCGAGATCGTCGAAGTTCGAGATGCGTGGGAGAATCGGGCAGGCGATGCGCTTGCGTTCGGTATGCGGTTCGGGGGGGCGATCGAGAATCACCGCGTCTTCGCTTGGGAGGCGGGCGGTGGCGGGGAGCCAGGGGACGACGCCGAGGCCGCGCCAGCCCGAGCGTTCTTCGATTGCGCGATAGCCGTCTTCGAACAGCGCTGGATCGCCGCGGAACTTGTTGATTATAAAGCCTTTGATCATCGAGGCGTCGGCGGGGTCGATCACTGCGCGGGTGCCGACGATCGCGGCGATCACCCCGCCGCGGTCGATGTCACCGACCAGGACGACAGGGACGTTCGCGGCGCGGGCGAAGCCCATATTGGCGATGTCGCCGGCGCGCAGATTGATCTCCGCGGGCGAACCGGCGCCTTCGACGAGCACCAAATCGGCTTGTTTTTGCAGATTATGGTAGCTTTCGAGCACGTCGGCGAGCAATGCGCCGCGCGCCGCACGGAAATTACCGGCGCCCAGCGTGCCGCGCACCCGGCCGTGGACGATCAACTGCGAGGTGTGGTCGGCCTGGGGCTTGAGCAGCACCGGGTTCATGTCGGTATGCGGCGCGACCCGGCAGGCGAGCGCCTGGAGCGCCTGGGCTCGGCCGATCTCGCCGCCGTCGATCGTCACCGCGGCGTTGTTCGACATGTTCTGCGGCTTGAACGGGCGGACGTGCAGGCCCCGATTGGCGAAGGCGCGGCACAAACCGGCGACGAGCACCGACTTGCCGACGTCCGACCCGGTGCCCTGGAGCATCAAAGCGCCCACGCCACACCTCCCGCGATCAGCCAGAGCAGCAGGCAGGCGTGCAGATAGACGCGCAGCGCGCGGCGGATATCGGCGGCGTTCGCGTCGGCGCGGCCATCGCCGATCCAGGGCTTGGCGTGCATCGCGCCGTCATAGGCGATCGGGCCGGCGAGGCGCAGCCCCAGCGCGCCGGCCATCGCCGCTTCGGGCCAGCCCGCATTGGGCGAGGCGTGCGCGCGGGCGTCACGCCACAGGATGCGCCAGCCGCCGGCACCGGCGATACAAAGCAGGATGCCCGAAAGGCGCGCGGGGACCCAGTTGAGCACGTCGTCGCTGCGCGCGGCAGCCCAGCCGAAGGCACGCCAGCGTTCCTCGCGATGGCCGATCATGCTGTCGGCGGTGTTGACCGCCTTGTAGATCCACACGCCCGGCAGGCCGGCCAGCAGCAACCAGAATAAGGGAGCGACGACGCCGTCGCAGAAGCTCTCGGCGAGGCTCTCGATCGCGGCGCGGGCGACGCCGGCCTCGTCGAGCGCGGCGGTGTCGCGGCCGACGATCTTCGCGACGGCGTTGCGCGCGGCGAGGAGGTCGCCGGCGGATAGTGCGGTGGCGACGGGGCGGACATGGTCGAACAGGCTGCGCTGGGCGAGCGCGGGCCAGGCGAGCGCCGCCACGGCGAGCCAGCCATAGGTGCCGAGCGATGCCAGCAGCAGATGCTGGACGAGCCACGCGCCGCCGCCCACGGCGACGACGAGCAGCAGCACGGTCGCGATGCCGAGCAGGCGCCGGGTCTCGAAGCCGTATCGGGCACGGTTCCAGCTGGTCTCGCAGGTGTGGATCAGACGCGCGAAGCCGCCGACCGGATGGCCGATGCGGCGATAGAGCGCGCCCGGCCAGCCGATCGTGGCGTCGAGCATCAGGGCGACGAGCGCCACGTGCTCAGCCACGGCTCAGCGCCGCTTCCAGCCGGGCCAGTGCCTCGCCATTGGGCGGCAGGCCGATGCGCAGCCAATCGGGCCGCTCGGCGAAGGGGCGGGTGAGGATCGCGTGGCGGGCGAGGCGCTCGAACAGGCACAGCGCATGGGGAGTCTCGATCAGCCGGAAGAGCGGGCAGGCGCCGCTCGGCTGGAATCCGGCGCGGACCCATACGGCATCGAGCGCGGCTGCCTGCGCTTCGAGGCGGACGCGGGTGGCGGCGATCCAGTCGCGGTCGCGATAGGCAGCGGTGCCGATCGCAATCGCCGCGGCGGAGGCGGGCCAGGCACCCAGCGCGGTGCGGAGCGGCGCGAGGATGGAGTCGGGGCCGAGCACGAAGCCAAGCCGCACGCCGGCGAGCCCGAAGAACTTGCCGAACGAGCGGAAGATCACCAGCCGGCGGGTGTCGCCTACTTCGCCGGCGAGGCTGAGCGCCGGATCGGCATCGGCAAAGGCTTCGTCGAGCAGCAGCCAGGCATGGGCGTGGCGGTCGAGCAACGCGCGGCGCTGGGCGGGCGACAGCACACGGCCATCGGGGTTGCCCGGGTTGGCCAGAACCAGCGTGCCGACATAGTCGTCCAGGGCATCGCGTGCGATCGGCATGCTGCCGGCGATCATCTCGCCATGCGTGCGATAACCCGGGGCGAGGTATCGCGCCGAGCCGCCGATCGACCGGCCAACCAGCCGTAGCGCGAGTTCGGTGCCGGGGACGGCGCAGACATGGCCGGGATCGACGCCGAAGTGCGCGGCGGCGGCGGCTTCGAGTTCGGCAAGCGCGTGCGGCTCGGGGAGGCGCTGCCAGTCGATCGCGAGATCGGCGACGCCGGGCCAGGAATCGGGATTGATCCCGGTCGACAGATCGAGCCAGTCGCCGCTGCCGAACTGGCGCCGCGCCGCTTCCACGCCGCCGCCGTGCCAGGTCCAGGCGGTCATGCGAGCCTGGCGACGATCAGGGTGGCGAGCAGCAGGCCTGTCTCGGTCACTTCGATCCCTGCGCCGTGGCCGTCGCCCGAAATCCCGCCGAGCTTTGCGCGCAGCCAGAAGCCCCATCCGAGCAGGAGCAACGGGGTGGCGAGCAGTGCGGGCGCGAACCAGGCGCCGGCGACGAGGGCGATCGCCCAGATCGCCAGATCGGCAGGCCGCACCATGTTGCGGAAACGCGAAGCGAGCCCGGCGTGGAGATCGGGAAGCCAGCACGTCCAGACCAGCGGCCCGATGCGCGCCGCAAAGGGAAGGAGGAGCAAGGCGACGAAGCCGCCGGCCTCGACCAGGGCGTGGAGCAGGATGAGCTTGGCGAGGAGCTGGAGCCCGATCGCGACGGCGCCGAAGCTGCCGAGGTGCGGATCGGCGAGGACTTCGAGTACGCGCTCGCGGTGCTTGTGCGCGGCGCCGCACGCATCGGCCACGTCGCCGAGCCCGTCGAGGTGGAGCGCGCCGGTCAGGCCCACCCATAATGCCACCCCGGCGAGCGCGCCGACCCATGGATCGAGCTGGGCGCCGGCCCAGGTGCCGCCCGCGATCAGCGCGCCGAGGATCAGGCCGACCGCGGGAAACCACCGCATCGATGCGGCGAACTCGGCATCGCTGACCTGGACGCGCGGCATGGGCAGGCGGGTGAGGAACAGGAGCGCGATCACCAGCCCCTTCATGCGCGCAGCCCGGTGATCTGCGCGCTCGGCGTGTCGCCCGGCCAGACGCGCAGCGACAGCAGCGCAGCATAAGGCAGATCGAACGCCCAGAGCTGGCGCTGGTCGAAGCCGCAGAGAAGGTGCAGCGCCGCGCGGATCGCGCCGCCATGCGTCACTACCAGCGTGTCCACCGGCGGCAGCGCATCGAGCGCGTCGCCCACGCGTGCGACCAGCAACGACCAGCGTTCGCCGCCGGGGGGCGGATTGGCGTCGGGATCTTCCCAGAATCGCATCAGCGCCTCGGGATCGATCTCACTCGGCGCAAGGCCGTC
Coding sequences:
- a CDS encoding cobyric acid synthase, which encodes MGALMLQGTGSDVGKSVLVAGLCRAFANRGLHVRPFKPQNMSNNAAVTIDGGEIGRAQALQALACRVAPHTDMNPVLLKPQADHTSQLIVHGRVRGTLGAGNFRAARGALLADVLESYHNLQKQADLVLVEGAGSPAEINLRAGDIANMGFARAANVPVVLVGDIDRGGVIAAIVGTRAVIDPADASMIKGFIINKFRGDPALFEDGYRAIEERSGWRGLGVVPWLPATARLPSEDAVILDRPPEPHTERKRIACPILPRISNFDDLDPLKLEPGVELVMVPPGQPLPDAALIVLPGSKATIADLAFLRAQGWDIDLRAHHRRGGAVLGLCGGYQMLGRSVADPLGIEGPATQVEGLGLLDVATELSAAKTLRPMTGTALGARVEGYEMHMGRTTGPDTGHPFALLDDGTRDGAISRDGSVLGTYLHGLLARAETRRALLARIGVDGSGVDYTADVDAALDAIAAELERHLDIDVLLRLAQEPA
- the cbiB gene encoding adenosylcobinamide-phosphate synthase CbiB, which gives rise to MAEHVALVALMLDATIGWPGALYRRIGHPVGGFARLIHTCETSWNRARYGFETRRLLGIATVLLLVVAVGGGAWLVQHLLLASLGTYGWLAVAALAWPALAQRSLFDHVRPVATALSAGDLLAARNAVAKIVGRDTAALDEAGVARAAIESLAESFCDGVVAPLFWLLLAGLPGVWIYKAVNTADSMIGHREERWRAFGWAAARSDDVLNWVPARLSGILLCIAGAGGWRILWRDARAHASPNAGWPEAAMAGALGLRLAGPIAYDGAMHAKPWIGDGRADANAADIRRALRVYLHACLLLWLIAGGVAWAL
- a CDS encoding aminotransferase class I/II-fold pyridoxal phosphate-dependent enzyme — encoded protein: MTAWTWHGGGVEAARRQFGSGDWLDLSTGINPDSWPGVADLAIDWQRLPEPHALAELEAAAAAHFGVDPGHVCAVPGTELALRLVGRSIGGSARYLAPGYRTHGEMIAGSMPIARDALDDYVGTLVLANPGNPDGRVLSPAQRRALLDRHAHAWLLLDEAFADADPALSLAGEVGDTRRLVIFRSFGKFFGLAGVRLGFVLGPDSILAPLRTALGAWPASAAAIAIGTAAYRDRDWIAATRVRLEAQAAALDAVWVRAGFQPSGACPLFRLIETPHALCLFERLARHAILTRPFAERPDWLRIGLPPNGEALARLEAALSRG
- a CDS encoding adenosylcobinamide-GDP ribazoletransferase, with protein sequence MKGLVIALLFLTRLPMPRVQVSDAEFAASMRWFPAVGLILGALIAGGTWAGAQLDPWVGALAGVALWVGLTGALHLDGLGDVADACGAAHKHRERVLEVLADPHLGSFGAVAIGLQLLAKLILLHALVEAGGFVALLLLPFAARIGPLVWTCWLPDLHAGLASRFRNMVRPADLAIWAIALVAGAWFAPALLATPLLLLGWGFWLRAKLGGISGDGHGAGIEVTETGLLLATLIVARLA
- a CDS encoding histidine phosphatase family protein, whose product is MNPFTLHLLRHGAPLLPGRLMGRTDGEPTSEGIAACVDQARDLGIERLVATDLRRSRCAAEALAQATGTSLTVDTRWRELDFGDWDGLAPSEIDPEALMRFWEDPDANPPPGGERWSLLVARVGDALDALPPVDTLVVTHGGAIRAALHLLCGFDQRQLWAFDLPYAALLSLRVWPGDTPSAQITGLRA